One Desulfobulbus oligotrophicus DNA segment encodes these proteins:
- a CDS encoding acyl carrier protein, with the protein MQENIDTIRAFIVSNFLFDTTETPLENDTSFLEQGIIDSTGVLELVEWLEETFSIKVADEELIPENLDSVHLLAQFVGRKTS; encoded by the coding sequence ATGCAGGAGAACATTGATACAATTCGGGCTTTTATTGTTTCCAACTTTCTCTTTGATACAACGGAAACACCACTGGAGAACGATACCTCTTTTCTGGAGCAGGGGATCATCGATTCCACCGGCGTCCTGGAGCTGGTGGAGTGGCTTGAAGAAACCTTTTCCATAAAGGTGGCAGACGAAGAACTTATTCCGGAAAACCTGGATTCAGTGCATCTGCTGGCGCAGTTCGTTGGCAGAAAAACAAGCTGA
- the asnB gene encoding asparagine synthase (glutamine-hydrolyzing): MSGIAGYFNIQASPKGSLRCLEQMVWALRHRGPDGFGFYQDALTGLAHARLCTIDPETGWQPVCNEDRSVWVIADGEIFNHAALRTQLVQQGHRFAGHSDTEVLVHLYEEKGVDFLLELNGQYAIALYDARRQRLFLARDRMGICPLFYCRHQGRCYFGSEMKAVFSADPSLPRQIDSQVLHDIFTCWSPVGADTVFAGMRQLLPGHVVEVSAQGIGEQRPYWTLAYNSGPDCQGSVAELAEELRALLTDAVRLRVQADVPIGAYLSGGLDSSVIAALIRQCTKTPLQTFAVAFDDAVYDERQEQLRVSEYLQTEHERIVCSYADIARVFPEVIFHAETPIIRTAPAPMFLLSGLAREHGCPVVLSGEGSDEILGGYDLFKEAKVRAFISVQPDSACRAMLLKRLYPYLALSPTRSAGYARQFFATTVHPESDLFYAHQPRWKNGRFLTGFLSDSQTTDQYSSLEKIHAFMASSMQGQDFFTRAQSVESRLLLPNYLLSSQGDRMGMAHSVAGRYPFLDHRVVEFAARIPGRLKMKGLQEKYLLKKAVHGLLPAATVQRKKQPYMAPDIPSFFGTAVPPYVEHLLSPAYLSTTQLFKTAMVASLVEKCRAKSRQGFRENMALVGILSTQSLYDQFVENWRVECPASLEKTKKLIRM, encoded by the coding sequence ATGAGCGGAATAGCCGGTTATTTTAATATCCAGGCTTCTCCGAAGGGATCTTTGCGCTGTCTTGAGCAGATGGTCTGGGCACTGCGTCACCGGGGGCCGGATGGATTTGGTTTTTATCAGGATGCCCTGACCGGTCTTGCCCATGCACGTCTTTGCACCATTGATCCGGAGACCGGCTGGCAGCCCGTCTGCAATGAAGACCGGTCGGTATGGGTGATCGCCGACGGTGAGATCTTCAACCATGCTGCACTGCGCACGCAACTTGTGCAACAGGGGCACCGGTTTGCCGGTCATTCCGACACCGAGGTGCTGGTGCATCTGTATGAGGAAAAAGGTGTTGATTTTCTGCTGGAGTTGAATGGCCAGTACGCCATTGCTCTGTACGATGCCAGGAGACAACGGCTCTTCCTTGCCCGCGACCGCATGGGGATCTGCCCGTTATTTTACTGCCGGCACCAGGGCCGGTGCTATTTCGGCTCGGAAATGAAAGCCGTTTTTTCAGCAGATCCTTCCCTGCCGCGCCAGATCGATTCCCAGGTTCTGCACGATATCTTCACCTGCTGGAGCCCGGTGGGGGCAGACACGGTTTTTGCCGGTATGCGGCAACTCCTGCCCGGTCATGTTGTGGAGGTGAGTGCACAGGGTATCGGAGAACAGCGGCCATACTGGACTCTGGCCTACAATAGCGGGCCGGACTGTCAGGGGTCGGTGGCAGAGCTTGCCGAGGAATTGCGGGCTCTGCTCACCGACGCTGTACGTCTGCGTGTGCAGGCTGATGTACCGATCGGCGCGTATCTGAGCGGCGGGCTGGACTCATCCGTGATTGCGGCTCTGATCCGGCAGTGCACCAAAACCCCGCTGCAGACCTTTGCCGTTGCCTTTGACGACGCTGTGTACGACGAGCGGCAGGAACAGCTCAGGGTCAGCGAGTACCTGCAGACAGAGCACGAGCGGATCGTGTGCAGCTATGCGGATATCGCCCGGGTTTTTCCGGAAGTGATCTTTCATGCCGAAACCCCGATCATACGCACAGCACCTGCACCAATGTTTCTCCTCTCGGGTCTGGCACGGGAACATGGATGTCCGGTTGTTCTCAGCGGTGAAGGGTCCGATGAGATCCTTGGCGGGTACGATCTGTTCAAGGAGGCAAAGGTGCGTGCCTTTATCAGTGTGCAGCCGGATTCGGCATGCCGCGCCATGCTGCTGAAGCGGCTCTATCCGTACCTGGCGCTTTCTCCGACCCGCTCGGCCGGATATGCCCGGCAGTTCTTTGCCACCACAGTCCATCCGGAATCCGATCTGTTTTACGCCCACCAGCCGCGATGGAAGAACGGCCGGTTTCTCACCGGCTTTTTATCCGACTCCCAAACCACTGATCAGTATTCCTCACTTGAAAAGATACATGCATTTATGGCAAGCTCTATGCAGGGTCAGGATTTTTTTACCCGTGCCCAGTCTGTGGAATCCAGACTGCTGCTGCCCAACTACCTGCTCTCTTCGCAGGGCGATCGCATGGGAATGGCCCATTCAGTGGCAGGGCGTTATCCGTTTCTGGATCACCGGGTGGTTGAATTTGCCGCCCGGATACCCGGCCGGTTGAAGATGAAGGGGCTGCAGGAAAAGTATCTTCTGAAAAAGGCAGTGCACGGTCTGTTGCCCGCAGCAACGGTGCAGCGGAAAAAACAGCCGTATATGGCGCCGGATATACCGAGTTTTTTCGGAACAGCCGTCCCGCCGTACGTTGAACATCTTCTTTCACCGGCGTATTTGAGCACAACACAACTGTTTAAAACGGCTATGGTAGCAAGTCTTGTTGAGAAGTGCCGGGCGAAATCCCGACAGGGATTCCGGGAAAACATGGCGCTTGTCGGCATTTTGTCCACCCAGTCCCTGTACGATCAGTTTGTCGAAAACTGGCGGGTGGAATGTCCGGCGTCTCTTGAGAAGACGAAAAAGTTGATTCGGATGTGA
- a CDS encoding MtrB/PioB family outer membrane beta-barrel protein, producing the protein MITRIGAFVLAVVGMAGMNEAWARQNIAIGELTIGYDYQDRNYKNGDHRYSSESDARNLFASPRIRLSSRGSSDLLEFTYAPSFTYDDADNSNFVGHDLGLLAEKNITRDWLVQVTDSYYKGEDTVGDYTQRRAAIMPEPEGSMSTPPIGAGPIDDGIREFSDIYGRQRYWRNDLSLRTDYTYAQDSIVGLEYRYGVLRYDDDAGRRDSDYDRHEGVGRLSYRFDTNWHGESEFSYVKGIYDEIDADSPDAVDEDLEEYHAMLRLNYRWRPHDIYFGRYMYTKTAYEDEVYEDSTIHAFTFGWDHDFSPRLSTTLSGGPSIVTFENSGDETGYNAYAGLRWAVSPISNLSVHVAHDYEFDNFDTRQVGLTKTWSSGLAFDHRFTPHLGTTLSGGYARSKHEHPAVAGLPEEYDRFDYTEKIYHVGVAMQYNFLQRYTLAASYRYADHSEPGDEYDEHRFFLSLTAATELWRW; encoded by the coding sequence ATGATAACGCGAATAGGGGCATTTGTTTTGGCCGTGGTGGGAATGGCCGGTATGAACGAAGCCTGGGCGCGGCAGAACATAGCCATTGGTGAGCTGACGATCGGTTATGACTATCAGGATCGCAACTATAAAAATGGCGACCACAGGTATTCAAGCGAATCAGATGCCCGGAATCTCTTTGCCAGCCCGAGAATACGGCTTTCTTCCCGGGGATCAAGCGACCTGCTGGAGTTCACCTATGCCCCCTCCTTTACGTATGACGATGCCGACAACAGTAACTTTGTCGGTCATGATCTCGGCCTGCTTGCTGAAAAGAACATCACCCGTGATTGGTTGGTTCAGGTTACCGACAGCTACTACAAGGGTGAAGACACGGTCGGCGATTACACACAAAGACGGGCAGCGATCATGCCGGAACCAGAGGGGTCGATGTCAACACCACCGATCGGCGCGGGTCCGATTGACGACGGCATACGTGAGTTTTCCGATATCTATGGCCGTCAGAGGTACTGGCGCAACGACTTGAGCCTGCGCACTGACTACACCTATGCGCAGGACTCGATCGTCGGACTTGAATACCGCTATGGTGTGCTCCGGTACGATGATGATGCCGGCAGAAGAGATTCCGACTACGACCGGCATGAAGGGGTCGGTCGTCTCTCCTATCGGTTTGATACCAACTGGCATGGCGAATCGGAATTCTCCTATGTCAAAGGTATCTACGATGAGATTGACGCCGATAGCCCGGATGCGGTCGATGAAGATCTGGAAGAGTACCATGCCATGCTCAGGCTCAATTACCGTTGGCGGCCCCATGATATCTATTTCGGACGGTATATGTATACAAAAACGGCCTATGAGGATGAAGTGTATGAGGATTCGACGATCCATGCCTTCACGTTTGGCTGGGATCATGATTTCAGCCCGCGGCTGAGCACGACCCTGTCCGGCGGGCCCTCCATTGTGACCTTTGAAAACAGCGGTGATGAGACCGGGTATAACGCCTATGCCGGGCTGCGCTGGGCGGTCTCACCAATCAGTAATCTGTCGGTGCATGTAGCCCATGACTATGAGTTTGATAACTTTGACACCCGGCAGGTTGGGTTGACAAAAACGTGGAGTTCCGGGCTCGCCTTTGATCACCGTTTTACGCCGCATCTGGGGACAACGCTGTCAGGGGGCTATGCGCGGAGCAAGCATGAACACCCTGCTGTTGCCGGGTTGCCCGAGGAGTATGACCGTTTCGACTATACGGAGAAGATATACCATGTCGGCGTGGCAATGCAGTACAACTTCCTGCAGCGCTATACCCTTGCCGCCTCCTATCGATACGCTGACCATTCAGAGCCGGGGGACGAGTATGATGAACACCGGTTTTTTCTCTCTCTGACAGCTGCCACCGAACTGTGGCGCTGGTAG